TGCATCAAAATTACGTGGGGCATTGGCCACTATGCTCTTAGCCTCATCAATACGCCCGAGACGCGCGAGGTTGGCAGCCTTCATAAGTTTGATGTAGTAGGGTGGGTCAATCAGCTGATCGAGAACTGACAAACTGCCCGAGTAGTCTCGCCTCATATGTTTTCCCTCGCTCAAGGCACAGAAGCAGCCAGGTGAAAGGCGTCTCTCGAGGGTGACCGCCCGTTCCAGCATTTTGACACCTTCGTCGTAGCGACCACAGCATGTGAGGATAAGACCTCGAATGATCAGGATCTCGCTGTCGCAGGCACTAACTTCTTGTGCGATGTTCGCATAGCGCAGAGCCTCGTCTGACTCTCCCAACATGAGCAGCGTCATTGCAGCGCGTTGCAGTATGAAGGGATCGCTCTTATCCAAGGAAAGCGCTTTACCCAAAGCATCGCGCGCTCGGCGGTCTACTTCTCTGTCAGGCAAGTCATGCCATTGGCTAAAGCCACTGTAGGCGTAGAAATACGCCACGTACGCATGCGCCCGGGCATAAGAGGGATCAATCTCAATGGCCTTTTTGGCAAATTCCAGCGCCTCTGATTCTCTCCCATCGCGCCATGCGAACCGAGCTTTGAGAAACAGTGCGTAGGCGGAGCCCGAAGCCTTCTGGTCACGTTGACGCTGCCGGTTCGCGGCTTCGTCTAAGTTGAAAGAAAGACGGGCGACAATTGCAGTGACTATCTCGTCCTGAAGTTCGAGAATTGCCGTTACCACACGATCGAAACGTTCAGCCCATGCAGTCTCCCCTGTAGTTGTATCTATGAGTTTTAAGGAAACGCGGACCGCGTCGTCTAAGAAGCGAACGCTTCCCTCAACTACAAAATCCGCGCTCAGATCGCGCCGTATGTCTTCTAAATTCACCTGCTGTCCCCGGTAGAGAGAACTGATCCTGTTCCCGATCACGAAGAGGTGCTTGTAGCGGGCCAACTCTGTTATCAAGTCCTCAGAAATTCCCTCCGCGAGCATCTGTCCCTCATCCCCGCCAGCAAGAGATTGGAGAGGGATCACGATCAAAGAAGTTCTTTGGTCACGCCAGGAAGCGATCAGGGGAATGCCACGGCTGAAGGATGGCTCTATCGGGCTCTCAGCTGCAGCAATCTGCTCATAGAGGGCCCTTGTTTCTGCCTCAGGCTTAATTCCAAGTTCATCGCGAAGAAGATTGCAGCACGCCTCAAACTGTCGCAGCGCTTGTTCACGCTCTCCTGCACGCAAAAGGGCTTTCATTAGAGTGCGGTGACTCGATTCTCTAAGCGGATCTAAGGTGAGCAACTTTCTCGCTGAAGCTACGGCCGCCGCTCCGGGCGTCTGATCCGATGCGCGTTCCAAAAGAGTAATCGCCTGGTCGTCAAGGTTCCGCCTCGCCTCTTCCAACCAGTTCTGAAAGCCAGGAGTACGAATTGAAAATTCGTCTAGTAGCGGACCGTTATAGAGCTCTAATGCCTCTTGGATTTTGTCTTGGCGGAGCTTCTCTTGAAATTTGGCTAAATCCACGGACACGGAATCTGGAATCAGGCGCAACATGTCTCGATCTGCTTCCAGCGCCTCCACGTCCAAGCTTTCAAACTCCTGCTTGAGGGAGTGAATAGCCTGCCGAAGGCTGTTTCGCGCCTGCTCCTCGCCTCGGTCTCCCCACAAGAGTGTTGCCAGCCGCTTTCTGCTGATGGGCTTGCCTGGCTCAACAGCTAGCAGCGCAAGGAGGGCACTTGTCTTGCTTGGGGTAGGCGTGTGGACGCTTCCATCCGCGGCGATCAACTCGAAGCGCCCCAGAAGCCTTATCTTCAGCCGTCTTTCAATCGATTTGGTCATCGAGAAACAAAGCCAAGTCGCCATAAGTCCAAAAAGATTATCACGGCTGAGAAGAATTCACGCAGCAAGCGTCACATTTAACGCCCCGTTTAACGCTGGGCTCCCGGCGTTTTCACGCTCGTGTTTTTACCATTGCCCAACTCAGATTTCAGTTCATGGGAGGCAATCATGTCCCGCTTCGACCTTTTGGATGAGTATTCAACCGTTGTGCAGCCGAACTTCTCACCT
The nucleotide sequence above comes from Limibacillus sp.. Encoded proteins:
- a CDS encoding BTAD domain-containing putative transcriptional regulator; its protein translation is MTKSIERRLKIRLLGRFELIAADGSVHTPTPSKTSALLALLAVEPGKPISRKRLATLLWGDRGEEQARNSLRQAIHSLKQEFESLDVEALEADRDMLRLIPDSVSVDLAKFQEKLRQDKIQEALELYNGPLLDEFSIRTPGFQNWLEEARRNLDDQAITLLERASDQTPGAAAVASARKLLTLDPLRESSHRTLMKALLRAGEREQALRQFEACCNLLRDELGIKPEAETRALYEQIAAAESPIEPSFSRGIPLIASWRDQRTSLIVIPLQSLAGGDEGQMLAEGISEDLITELARYKHLFVIGNRISSLYRGQQVNLEDIRRDLSADFVVEGSVRFLDDAVRVSLKLIDTTTGETAWAERFDRVVTAILELQDEIVTAIVARLSFNLDEAANRQRQRDQKASGSAYALFLKARFAWRDGRESEALEFAKKAIEIDPSYARAHAYVAYFYAYSGFSQWHDLPDREVDRRARDALGKALSLDKSDPFILQRAAMTLLMLGESDEALRYANIAQEVSACDSEILIIRGLILTCCGRYDEGVKMLERAVTLERRLSPGCFCALSEGKHMRRDYSGSLSVLDQLIDPPYYIKLMKAANLARLGRIDEAKSIVANAPRNFDAVQFAKSEARMCADPKDKMHWLESFRLAGVDV